From the Maioricimonas rarisocia genome, one window contains:
- a CDS encoding serine/threonine-protein kinase, translating into MQGFRIVGLKARQRLGKYRIERRLSDGGFAAVYQAMDTIEGIRVALKIPHDRHLTEEILKDFRNEVRLAARLEHPNILRLKNASFIDDYFVIALPLGERTLADRLQKRMSLQTVLDLAEQMLEATAYAHRQRIIHCDIKPENMLLFADNTLRLSDFGIAKVAQKTVRGSGTGTVGYMAPEQAMGKPSLRSDVFSLGLIMYRMFAGEWPDWPYEWPPPGYARLRQRVPVEMLDFLKRAIDPNPRKRFRDADHMLNVFHRLKARVLNHAARRRRKSA; encoded by the coding sequence ATGCAAGGCTTCAGAATCGTGGGACTCAAGGCGCGTCAAAGACTCGGCAAGTACCGGATCGAGCGCCGCCTCTCCGACGGCGGATTCGCTGCCGTCTACCAGGCGATGGATACGATCGAAGGGATCCGTGTTGCGCTGAAGATCCCTCACGACCGCCATCTGACCGAAGAGATCCTCAAGGATTTCCGAAACGAGGTCCGGCTCGCCGCCCGGCTGGAGCATCCGAATATCCTGCGGCTGAAGAATGCGTCGTTCATCGACGATTACTTCGTCATCGCTCTGCCACTGGGGGAACGGACTCTCGCAGACCGACTGCAGAAGAGAATGTCGCTGCAGACCGTTCTGGATCTGGCCGAGCAAATGCTCGAGGCGACCGCCTACGCTCACCGGCAGCGAATCATCCACTGCGATATCAAGCCGGAGAACATGCTGCTGTTCGCCGACAACACGTTGCGGCTCTCCGACTTCGGCATTGCCAAGGTGGCTCAGAAGACGGTGCGGGGCTCCGGCACGGGAACCGTCGGCTACATGGCCCCCGAGCAGGCGATGGGCAAGCCGTCCCTCCGCTCGGATGTCTTTTCTCTCGGCCTGATCATGTATCGCATGTTCGCCGGCGAGTGGCCCGACTGGCCTTACGAGTGGCCGCCTCCGGGATACGCCCGACTGCGACAGCGTGTGCCGGTGGAGATGCTCGACTTCCTCAAACGGGCGATCGACCCGAATCCACGCAAGCGGTTTCGGGACGCCGATCACATGCTGAACGTGTTTCATCGGCTCAAGGCCCGGGTGCTGAACCATGCCGCGCGACGCCGACGAAAATCCGCCTGA